In a genomic window of Diabrotica undecimpunctata isolate CICGRU chromosome 2, icDiaUnde3, whole genome shotgun sequence:
- the LOC140434281 gene encoding uncharacterized protein isoform X3, producing the protein MSDYTMELKTFSIAFSVLYLFAPAYCIEFDTDSNRQGRQAIPYSNFVCTKEGFNADPDSCKVFYRCIGDGKGGYTPIRFECGEGTVFDPATTTCNYPYASSREECGGNAIEEIYKPISVPIQSSTTVTVAVTQATVDYSNHLAGVCSQEGFVGDSKDCKKFYRCVSNGQGSFIKYEFSCGTGTVWDPQISSCNFPAAANRPNCLEEQGTTPILVRASSNNIQNSTSSNQNSSSSSQQSFQNFTSSSTSFNNSSSSSSSSSSSSSSSSSSSSSNSQQDNNQTGSNTSNFTGQNSSSSNQGGSSSSSNQNQQNQQSSSSSNQNQQNQQNSGSQQGANASNQNQQNQQSSGSQQGSSSSSNNQQGSSSSSSSSSNQNQQNQQSSGSQQGSNSSSNNQQNQQNSGSQQGTSSSNQNQQNQQSSGSQQGSNNNQQNQQNSGSQQGASSSNQNQQNQQSSNSSSSSSSSSSSSSSNSSNQNQQNSGSQQGSSSSNQNQQNQQGSGTQQASSSSSNNQQNQQNSGSQQGTSSSNQNQQNQQGSGTQQGSSSSSNNQQNQQSSGSQQGSSSSSTNQQNQQSSGSSSSSSSNQNQQNQQNSGSQQGTSSSNQNQQNQQGSGTQQGSSSSSNNQQNQQSSGSQQGSSSSNQNQQNQQGSNSNSSNNQQNQQSSGTQQGSSSSNQNQQNQQSSGGQQGSGSSNQNQQNSSTSNVNQQNQQGSSSNQNQQNQQGSSSTSSNQNQQNQQGSGTSNQNQQNQQNSSGSSQNQQNQQGSNTSNQNQQSQQNSSGSSTNQNQQNQQNASGSNQNQQNNQSQQGSTQNQQSSNEAQNSGQISNNRCIKEGFAKDDEDCKKFYRCVSDGKGQLIKYEFTCPEGTVWDQTALSCNYPSAVTGKCSQPTQSQPTGAGESSNQNQQSNGNQNQNQQGSGNQNQQSSGSEGQQNSSNQNQQSGSNQNQQGSGNQNQQGGNNQNQQSSGNQNPSGASNQNQQGSGNQNQQGGSNQNQQGSENQNQQGSGNQNQQNGTNQSQQGSGNQNQQGGGNQNQQGGDNQNQQGSNNQNQQGGSNQNQQNGNNQNQQSSGNQNPQGGNNQNQQGNGNQNQQGSGGENQQGNGNQNQQGSGHQQTTTGQQNSGQISNNKCIKEGFAKDEKDCKKFYRCVSDGKGQYIKYEFSCAEGTVWDQDALACNYPAAVTGKCSQLPQSPSNGQGEVNNQNQQGSGNQNQQGSSNQNQQGNGNQNQQGSGNQNQQGGENQNQQGSGNQNQQNGTNQSQQGSGNQNQQGGGNQNQQGGDNQNQQGSGSQNQQGSSNQNQQNGNNQNQQSSGNQNQQGGNNQNQQGNGNQNQQGSGGQNQQGSGNQNQQGSGHQQTTSEQQNSGQIFNHKCIKEGFAKDEKDCKKFYRCVSDGKGQYIKYEFSCAEGTVWDQNTLACNYPSAVTGKCSQLSQSPSNGEGEVNNQNQQGSGNQNQQGSSNQNQQGHGNQNQQGGENQNQQGSGNQNQQGSGNQNQQNGTNQSQQGSGNQNQQGGSNQNQQGGDNQNQQGSGNQNQQNGNNQNQQGSGNQNQQGSGSQNQQGSGNQNQQGSGNQQTTTEQQNSGQISNNKCIKEGFAKDEKDCKKFYRCVSDGKGQYIKYEFSCAEGTVWDQDALACNYPSAVTGKCSQLPQSPSNGQGEVNNQNEQGSGNQNQQGSSNQNQQGNGNQNQQGNGNQNQQGSGHQNQQGGENQNQHGSGNQNQQGSDNQNQQNGTNQSQQGSGNQNQQGGGNQNQQGGDNQNQQGSGNQNQQNGNNQNQQSSGNQNQQGGNNQNQQGNGNQNQQGSGGQNQQGSGNQNQQGSGNQQTTTEQQNSGQISNNKCIKEGFAKDEKDCKKFYRCVSDGKGQYIKYEFSCAEGTVWDQDALACNYPAAVTGECSKSSQSQSNGDGEVNNQNQQGSGNQNQQGSSNGNQNQQGNGNQNQQGSGNQNQQGSGNQNQQGNGNQNQQGSGNQSQHGGSNQNQQSNGNQNQQNNQNPQDNSNQNQQGSGSQNQQSGDSQNQQANGNQNQQNSGNQNQQGSNQNQQNTSEQQNSGQVSNNKCVKEGFAKDENDCKKFYRCVSDGKGQYIKYEFTCAEGTVWDQATLACNYPSAITGKCSQSSPPPSNGNSQNQQGSGNQNQQGSDNQNQQGSGNQNQQGGDNQNQQGSGNQNQQGSSNQNQQNGNNQNQQGSGNQNQQGGSNQNQQNGNNQNQQSSGTQNQQDGNNQNQQGNGNQNQQGSGNQNQQGSDNQNQQSNGNQNQQGSGDQNQQDGGSQNQNGNGNQNQQGSGNNNQQGTQKPNNSSNTGLVTNTKCVKEGFAKDDDDCKKFYRCVNNGKGGYDKYEFTCPEGTVWDETNLSCNWPFAVTGKCGQSDSINSNQNSSNQQNGPNNSNNQQNIGTNSNQDNNQQSGGSNNNNQQNIGDGSNQNNNQQSNGSNHNNQQNAGDGSSQQNNQVGNGSNNNNQQNTGDNSSQQNNQQGGGTNSNNQQNAGDGSNQNNNQQSTGSNQNTQQNAGDNSNQQNNQGGTSNSNNQQNVGNGSNQNNNQQNNGSNQNNQQNAGDGSNQQNNQNGSGSNHNNQQNTGDNSSQQNNQQGSGSNNNNQQNIGDGSNQSNNQQGTGNNGNNQQNSGSGTNQNNNQGNNQQGSSNQPNVSSGVGSTCSKEGFLGDPNDCRKFYRCVSNGQNGYIRYDFSCGKETVWDPNSITCNYPWAVTGKCYSATVPSGPTVTEGPIYTIEPPEIVSVTNGPEQPVEPIITPATEAPVGTVTKPCPIGELEGNQLTLVCPTGFRRHPRYCNLFYQCTTSKNGHDFKVLVLSCPDGLIFDDKKVQCLPQNETSTCQGEIASSTLYRTLEANSIPPLQIYKKDTMCPSDGNYLLDPSACSNNFIKCEKSNSSSRMEGYMYKCPEGFSFWRISRRCERNYRLLDCGNLNNENSNWDMPTEYENISLRRRKSAYAEW; encoded by the exons atACAGATTCAAATCGACAAGGGAGACAAGCTATTCCTTATTCCAATTTCGTCTGTACTAAAGAAGGATTCAACGCAGATCCAGATAGTTGCAAGGTGTTTTACCGATGTATAGGTGACGGCAAAGGTGGTTACACACCCATACGTTTTGAATGTGGCGAAGGAACAGTTTTTGATCCCGCAACAACCACCTGTAATTATCCTTACGCTAGCAGTAGAGAAGAATGTGGAGGAAATGCTATTGAGGAAATATACAAACCTATATCAGTGCCAATTCAATCATCTACAACTGTAACAGTTGCTGTAACCCAAGCAACGGTTGATTATTCTAACCATCTTGCAGGTGTATGCTCACAGGAAGGTTTTGTAGGGGATTCCAAAGATTGTAAAAAGTTTTACAGATGTGTATCCAATGGCCAAGGAAGTTTTATCAAATATGAATTTAGCTGTGGTACAGGTACCGTATGGGATCCACAAATATCGTCATGTAATTTCCCAGCAGCAGCAAATAGACCAAATTGTCTTGAGGAGCAAGGTACCACGCCCATTCTTGTTAGAGCTTCAAGTAACAATATACAAAACTCTACTTCCTCTAATCAAAATTCTTCATCCTCATCTCAGCAAAGCTTTCAGAATTTTACCAGTAGTAGCACTAGTTTTAATAATTCCTCAAGTTCCTCTTCCAGCAGTAGTTCTAGTTCCAGTAGTAGTAGCTCTTCCTCCAGTAGCAACTCTCAACAAGACAATAACCAAACCGGTTCAAATACATCAAATTTCACAGGGCAAAATTCTTCAAGTTCTAACCAAGGAGGTAGTAGCTCGTCTTCAAACCAAaatcaacagaatcaacaaagTTCAAGTTCATCAAATCAAAATCAACAAAACCAACAAAATTCTGGAAGTCAACAAGGAGCAAATGCATCTaatcaaaatcaacaaaatcagCAAAGTTCAGGAAGTCAACAAGGCTCTAGTTCATCTAGTAACAATCAACAAGGTTCAAGTTCTTCCTCCTCAAGCTCCTCCAATCAAAATCAACAAAACCAACAAAGTTCAGGTAGTCAACAAGGGTCAAATTCATCCAGTAACAATCAGCAAAATCAACAAAATTCAGGAAGTCAACAGGGGACAAGTTCATCTAATCAAAATCAACAGAACCAACAAAGTTCAGGTAGCCAACAAGGATCTAATAACAATCAACAAAACCAACAAAATTCTGGAAGTCAACAGGGAGCAAGCTCCTCTAATCAAAATCAACAAAACCAACAAAGTTCAAATTCTTCCTCCTCAAGTTCCTCTTCCTCAAGTTCATCTTCCTCAAATTCCTCCAATCAAAATCAACAAAATTCAGGTAGTCAACAAGGGTCAAGTTCCTCTAATCAAAATCAACAGAACCAACAAGGTTCAGGTACCCAACAAGCGTCTAGTTCATCTAGTAACAATCAGCAAAATCAACAAAATTCAGGAAGTCAACAGGGAACAAGTTCCTCTAATCAAAATCAACAGAACCAGCAAGGTTCAGGTACCCAACAAGGCTCTAGCTCATCTAGTAACAATCAGCAAAATCAACAAAGTTCGGGAAGTCAACAAGGATCTAGTTCATCTAGCACCAATCAACAAAACCAACAAAGTTCAGGTTCTTCCTCCTCAAGTTCCTCCAATCAAAATCAGCAAAATCAACAAAATTCAGGAAGTCAACAGGGAACAAGTTCCTCTAATCAAAACCAGCAGAACCAACAAGGTTCAGGTACCCAACAAGGCTCTAGTTCATCTAGTAACAATCAGCAAAATCAACAAAGTTCAGGAAGTCAACAAGGATCAAGCTCATCCAACCAAAATCAACAAAACCAACAAGGATCAAATTCTAATTCTAGCAACAATCAACAAAACCAACAAAGTTCTGGAACTCAACAGGGGTCAAGTTCTTCTAATCAAAATCAACAAAACCAACAAAGTTCGGGAGGTCAACAAGGATCGGGTTCATCTAATCAAAATCAACAAAACTCTTCGACGTCTAACGTAAATCAGCAAAATCAGCAAGGATCCTCGTCAAATCAGAATCAACAGAATCAACAAGGTTCTTCAAGCACTTCCTCAAACCAAAATCAACAAAACCAGCAAGGTTCAGGTACATCCAATCAGAACcaacaaaatcaacaaaattcGTCAGGTTCAAGCCAAAATCAACAGAACCAACAAGGTTCTAATACATCCAATCAAAATCAACAAAGTCAACAAAACTCTTCAGGCTCTTCAACAAATCAAAACCAGCAAAACCAACAAAATGCATCAGGCTCAAACCAGAATCAACAAAATAATCAGAGTCAACAAGGTTCTACTCAGAACCAGCAAAGCTCAAATGAAGCCCAAAACTCTGGCCAAATTTCTAACAATAGATGTATTAAAGAAGGTTTTGCAAAAGATGACGAAGACTGTAAGAAATTTTACAGATGTGTAAGTGATGGTAAAGGACAATTGATCAAGTATGAATTTACTTGTCCTGAAGGAACGGTTTGGGATCAAACTGCGCTTTCTTGTAACTATCCCTCGGCAGTAACTGGCAAATGCTCACAGCCCACACAATCACAGCCTACTGGGGCTGGTGAAAGTAGTAATCAAAACCAACAAAGTAACGGAAACCAAAATCAAAATCAACAAGGTTCAGGCAACCAAAATCAACAGAGTAGTGGTAGTGAAGGCCAACAAAACTCTAGCAACCAAAATCAACAGAGCGGTAGTAACCAAAATCAACAAGGTTCTGGAAACCAAAACCAACAAGGAGGAAATAATCAAAATCAACAAAGTTCCGGCAACCAAAATCCATCAGGCGCTAGTAACCAAAATCAACAAGGTTCTGGCAACCAAAACCAACAGGGTGGAAGTAACCAAAATCAACAAGGCAGTGAAAATCAAAATCAACAAGGATCTGGCAATCAAAATCAACAAAACGGTACTAACCAAAGTCAACAAGGTTCTGGCAATCAAAACCAACAAG GTGGTGGCAATCAAAACCAACAAGGGGGTGATAACCAAAACCAACAAGGATCAAACAATCAAAACCAACAGGGTGGTAGCAATCAAAATCAACAGAATGGTAATAACCAAAATCAACAAAGCTCTGGCAACCAAAATCCACAGGGCGGTAATAACCAAAATCAACAAGGCAATGGAAATCAAAATCAACAAGGATCTGGAGGCGAAAATCAACAGGGTAATGGTAATCAAAACCAGCAAGGATCTGGTCACCAACAAACAACAACTGGGCAGCAAAATTCTGGACAAATTTCCAACAATAAATGTATTAAAGAAGGATTTGCTAAAGATGAAAAGGACTGTAAGAAATTTTATAGATGTGTCAGTGATGGTAAAGGGCAATATATCAAATATGAATTTAGTTGCGCTGAAGGAACGGTTTGGGATCAAGACGCACTTGCTTGTAATTATCCTGCAGCAGTAACTGGAAAATGTTCACAGCTTCCGCAGTCACCGTCTAACGGACAAGGCGAAGTAAATAATCAAAACCAACAGGGATCCGGAAACCAAAATCAACAAGGATCCAGTAATCAAAATCAACAAGGTAATGGTAATCAAAATCAACAAGGTTCTGGCAACCAAAATCAACAGGGCGGAGAAAACCAAAATCAACAAGGCAGTGGCAATCAAAATCAGCAGAATGGCACTAATCAAAGTCAACAAGGTTCCGGTAATCAAAACCAACAGGGTGGTGGCAACCAAAACCAACAGGGGGGTGATAACCAAAACCAACAGGGTTCAGGCAGTCAAAACCAACAGGGTAGTAGCAATCAAAATCAACAGAATGGTAACAACCAAAATCAACAAAGTTCTGGCAACCAAAATCAACAAGGCGGTAATAACCAAAATCAACAAGGCAATGGAAATCAAAATCAACAAGGATCTGGAGGCCAAAATCAACAGGGTAGCGGTAATCAAAACCAGCAAGGATCTGGTCACCAACAAACTACAAGTGAGCAGCAAAATTCTGGACAaatttttaatcataaatgtaTTAAAGAAGGATTTGCTAAAGACGAAAAAGACTGTAAGAAATTTTATAGATGTGTCAGTGATGGTAAAGGGcaatatattaaatatgaattTAGTTGCGCTGAAGGAACGGTTTGGGATCAAAATACTCTTGCTTGTAATTATCCTTCAGCAGTAACTGGCAAATGTTCACAACTCTCGCAGTCACCATCTAACGGAGAAGGTGAAGTAAATAATCAAAACCAACAGGGATCTGGAAACCAAAATCAACAAGGATCCAGTAATCAAAATCAACAAGGTCATGGTAACCAAAATCAACAGGGCGGTGAAAACCAAAATCAACAAGGCAGTGGAAATCAAAATCAACAAGGATCAGGCAATCAAAATCAACAAAACGGTACTAACCAAAGTCAACAAGGTTCAGGTAATCAAAACCAACAGGGTGGTAGCAACCAAAACCAACAGGGCGGAGATAACCAAAACCAACAAGGTTCAGGCAATCAAAATCAACAGAATGGTAATAACCAAAATCAACAAGGCAGTGGGAATCAAAATCAGCAAGGATCTGGAAGCCAAAATCAACAGGGTAGCGGTAACCAAAACCAGCAAGGATCTGGTAACCAACAAACTACAACTGAGCAGCAAAATTCTGGACAAATTTctaataataaatgtattaaagAAGGATTTGCTAAAGATGAAAAAGACTGTAAGAAATTTTATAGATGTGTCAGTGATGGTAAAGGGCAATATATCAAATATGAGTTTAGTTGCGCTGAAGGAACGGTTTGGGATCAAGATGCACTTGCTTGTAATTATCCTTCAGCAGTAACTGGCAAATGTTCACAGCTCCCGCAGTCACCGTCTAACGGACAAGGCGAAGTAAATAATCAAAACGAACAGGGATCTGGAAACCAAAATCAACAAGGATCCAGTAATCAAAATCAACAAGGTAATGGTAATCAAAATCAGCAAGGTAATGGTAATCAAAATCAACAAGGTTCTGGCCACCAAAATCAACAAGGCGGTGAAAACCAAAATCAACATGGCAGTGGAAATCAAAATCAACAAGGATCGGATAATCAAAATCAACAGAACGGTACTAACCAAAGTCAACAAGGTTCAGGTAATCAAAACCAACAGGGTGGTGGCAACCAAAACCAACAAGGCGGAGATAACCAAAACCAACAAGGTTCAGGCAATCAAAATCAACAGAATGGTAATAACCAAAATCAACAAAGTTCTGGCAACCAAAATCAACAGGGTGGTAATAACCAGAATCAACAAGGTAATGGAAATCAAAATCAACAAGGGTCTGGAGGCCAAAATCAACAGGGTAGCGGTAACCAAAACCAGCAAGGATCTGGTAACCAACAAACTACAACTGAGCAGCAAAATTCTGGACAAATTTctaataataaatgtattaaGGAAGGATTTGCTAAAGATGAAAAAGACTGTAAGAAATTTTATAGATGTGTGAGTGATGGTAAAGGGCAATATATCAAATATGAATTTAGTTGCGCTGAAGGAACGGTTTGGGATCAAGATGCACTTGCCTGTAATTATCCTGCAGCAGTAACTGGCGAATGTTCTAAGTCCTCGCAGTCACAATCTAACGGAGACGGTGAAGTCAATAATCAAAATCAACAGGGATCTGGAAACCAAAACCAACAAGGATCCAGTAATGGTAATCAAAATCAACAAGGTAACGGTAACCAAAATCAACAAGGTTCTGGCAACCAAAACCAACAGGGTAGTGGAAACCAAAACCAACAGGGCAATGGTAATCAAAATCAACAAGGTTCTGGAAATCAAAGTCAACATGGCGGTAGTAACCAAAACCAACAGAGTAATGGCAaccaaaatcaacaaaataaccAAAACCCACAGGACAATAGTAACCAAAATCAACAAGGTTCCGGAAGCCAAAACCAACAGAGCGGAGATAGTCAAAACCAGCAGGCTAATGGTAACCAAAACCAACAAAACAGTGGTAACCAAAATCAACAGGGCAGCaatcaaaatcaacaaaatacATCTGAACAGCAAAATTCTGGTCAAGTGTCTAACAATAAATGTGTTAAAGAAGGATTTGCTAAAGACGAAAATGACTGTAAGAAATTTTACAGATGTGTAAGTGATGGTAAAGGCCAATACATCAAATACGAGTTCACCTGCGCTGAAGGGACTGTTTGGGACCAAGCTACGCTTGCGTGTAACTATCCCTCAGCAATAACTGGCAAATGCTCACAATCATCACCGCCACCATCCAATGGAAATAGTCAAAACCAACAAGGTTCTGGTAACCAAAACCAACAAGGTTCTGATAACCAAAACCAACAAGGTTCTGGTAACCAAAATCAACAGGGTGGTGATAACCAAAACCAACAAGGTTCAGGCAATCAAAACCAACAGGGTAGTAGCAATCAAAATCAACAGAATGGTAATAACCAAAATCAACAAGGTTCAGGCAATCAAAACCAACAGGGTGGTAGTAATCAAAATCAACAGAATGGTAATAACCAAAATCAACAAAGTTCTGGCACACAAAATCAACAGGACGGTAATAATCAAAATCAACAAGGTAATGGAAACCAAAATCAACAGGGAAGTGGTAACCAGAACCAACAAGGTTCAGATAACCAAAACCAACAAAGCAATGGGAACCAAAATCAACAAGGATCTGGAGACCAAAACCAACAGGACGGTGGAAGTCAAAATCAAAATGGTAACGGTAATCAAAATCAACAAGGTTCTGGTAATAACAATCAACAGGGAACACAAAAACCAAATAATTCGAGTAATACTGGATTAGTTACAAACACAAAATGTGTTAAAGAAGGTTTTGCaaaagatgatgatgattgtaAAAAATTCTATAGATGTGTTAACAATGGTAAAGGCGGATACGACAAATATGAGTTTACTTGTCCCGAAGGAACTGTTTGGGATGAAACAAATCTTTCGTGCAACTGGCCATTTGCGGTTACAGGCAAATGTGGACAATCAGATTCCATCAACAGTAACCAAAACAGTAGTAACCAACAAAATGGTCCCAACAATAGCAACAACCAACAAAATATTGGCACTAATTCCAACCAAGATAATAACCAACAGAGTGGTGGATCAAACAATAATAATCAGCAGAATATCGGTGATGGTTCaaatcaaaacaacaatcaacaaAGTAACGGATCAAATCATAACAATCAACAAAATGCAGGAGACGGATCAAGTCAACAAAATAATCAAGTAGGAAATGgatctaataataataatcaacAAAATACGGGTGATAATTCTAGTCAACAAAATAATCAGCAAGGTGGTGGAACAAATAGTAATAACCAACAAAACGCTGGTGACGGATCAAATCAGAACAACAATCAGCAAAGTACTGGATCAAATCAAAACACTCAACAAAATGCCGGAGATAATTCGAATCAACAGAATAATCAAGGTGGCACATCCAATAGTAATAACCAACAGAATGTAGGTAATGGATCAAACCAGAACAACAATCAGCAAAATAATGGATCAAACCAAAACAATCAACAAAATGCAGGCGACGGATCGAACCAGCAAAATAATCAAAATGGAAGTGGATCCAACCATAATAATCAACAAAACACAGGTGATAATTCCAGTCAACAAAATAATCAACAAGGTAGCGGATCCAATAATAATAACCAACAAAACATTGGTGACGGTTCAAATCAAAGCAACAATCAACAGGGGACTGGAAATAACggaaataatcaacaaaattcCGGTAGTGGAACaaatcaaaacaacaatcaaGGAAATAACCAACAG GGATCATCTAACCAACCAAATGTTTCTAGTGGAGTAGGAAGTACTTGTTCTAAAGAAGGCTTTTTAGGAGATCCAAACGACTGCAGAAAATTTTATAG ATGTGTTTCGAATGGACAAAATGGATATATAAGGTACGACTTTTCTTGTGGAAAAGAAACCGTATGGGATCCTAATAGCATCACCTGCAATTATCCATGGGCTGTAACAGGAAAATGTTATTCTGCTACTGTTCCTTCAGGGCCTACAGTCACAGAG GGGCCAATTTACACCATAGAACCGCCAGAAATTGTCAGTGTTACCAACGGACCAGAACAGCCTGTAGAACCAATAATCACACCAGCTACTGAAGCTCCAGTGGGCACTGTAACGAAACCGTGCCCCATCGGCGAACTCGAAGGCAATCAACTAACGTTAGTCTGTCCAACGGGTTTCCGAAGACACCCAAGATACTGCAACCTGTTTTACCAATGTACTACGAGCAAAAATGGACATGACTTTAAAGTACTAGTATTAAGCTGTCCCGATGGATTAATATTCGACGACAAAAAGGTGCAATGCTTACCTCAGAATGAAACTAGTACTTGCCAAGGCGAAATTGCATCCAGTACTCTTTATAGAACCCTGGAAGCAAATTCGATACCACCA ttgCAGATATACAAAAAAGATACTATGTGTCCCTCAGATGGAAACTATCTCCTAGATCCATCAGCTTGCAGTAATAACTTCATCAAGTGTGAAAAATCAAATAGTTCATCTCGAATGGAAGGATATATGTACAAGTGTCCCGAAGGATTCTCGTTCTGGAGAATCAGCCGAAGATGTGAACGAAATTATAGACTTCTAGACTGTGGAAATCTTAATAACGAAAACTCCAACTGGGATATGCCCACCGAATACGAAAACATATCTTTAAGAAGACGGAAAAGTGCGTATGCTGAGTGGTAA